In a genomic window of Halorussus salinus:
- a CDS encoding ParA family protein — translation MLSYTVYSEAGGVGKSTLAANLAVAHARAGLDVLVVPLDPQDGDLSRLLGVDDERADADVDSLVRHIIESPKGPFEELVRTTEGVDVVPEHNNLSDLPGHLDREQSKAEQLGDAYNIYAQLHRVLDEGEVGSEYDVLICDPPATESDHLYNAIYATRNLVIPVEPSAKGRASVEGLQNLATNFAEQLGIDVGVLAAVPNGVKNTSDQREMLRDIEFTTPETIGDRTSLMEGCWKQQCSAFEYVREHRDRRRDYEVETLAQLDRIARHLESQVGVDAPHPPEPGALKREEPA, via the coding sequence ATGCTGTCGTACACCGTCTACAGCGAGGCTGGCGGCGTCGGAAAGTCCACACTCGCCGCGAACCTCGCCGTCGCACACGCTCGCGCCGGTTTAGACGTTCTCGTGGTTCCGCTCGACCCGCAGGACGGCGACCTCAGCCGACTCCTCGGCGTGGACGACGAGCGCGCCGACGCTGACGTGGACAGCCTCGTTCGCCACATCATCGAGAGTCCGAAAGGTCCCTTCGAGGAACTCGTTCGAACCACGGAGGGCGTCGATGTCGTTCCGGAACACAACAACCTCTCGGACCTGCCGGGCCACCTCGACCGCGAGCAGTCGAAGGCCGAACAGCTCGGGGACGCGTACAACATCTACGCGCAACTCCATCGCGTGCTAGACGAGGGCGAGGTCGGGAGCGAGTACGACGTTCTCATCTGTGACCCACCCGCTACCGAATCCGACCACCTCTACAACGCCATCTACGCGACGCGGAACCTCGTCATCCCCGTCGAGCCGTCGGCGAAGGGTCGGGCGTCGGTCGAAGGACTCCAGAACCTCGCGACGAACTTCGCCGAGCAGTTGGGCATTGACGTGGGCGTCTTGGCCGCCGTACCGAACGGCGTGAAGAACACGAGCGACCAGCGAGAGATGTTACGGGACATCGAGTTCACGACGCCCGAGACCATCGGCGACCGAACGTCGCTGATGGAAGGCTGCTGGAAACAGCAGTGTTCGGCATTCGAGTACGTCCGCGAGCATCGTGACCGGCGGCGCGACTACGAGGTCGAGACGCTGGCGCAACTGGACCGAATCGCGCGCCACTTGGAGTCGCAGGTCGGCGTGGACGCACCGCACCCGCCCGAGCCGGGCGCACTGAAACGCGAGGAGCCAGCATGA